Proteins co-encoded in one Sus scrofa isolate TJ Tabasco breed Duroc chromosome 14, Sscrofa11.1, whole genome shotgun sequence genomic window:
- the DIRAS2 gene encoding GTP-binding protein Di-Ras2 isoform X1, giving the protein MPEQSNDYRVAVFGAGGVGKSSLVLRFVKGTFRESYIPTVEDTYRQVISCDKSICTLQITDTTGSHQFPAMQRLSISKGHAFILVYSITSRQSLEELKPIYEQICEIKGDVESIPIMLVGNKCDESPNREVESSEAEALARKWKCAFMETSAKLNHNVKELFQELLNLEKRRTVSLQIDGKKSKQQKRKEKLKGKCVIM; this is encoded by the coding sequence ATGCCGGAGCAGAGCAATGATTACCGGGTGGCAGTGTTCGGAGCAGGTGGTGTTGGCAAGAGCTCCCTGGTCTTGCGGTTTGTGAAAGGCACCTTCCGGGAGAGCTACATCCCCACCGTGGAAGACACCTACCGGCAGGTCATCAGCTGTGATAAGAGCATCTGCACCCTGCAGATCACGGACACCACCGGCAGCCACCAGTTCCCGGCCATGCAGCGGCTGTCCATCTCCAAAGGGCACGCCTTCATCCTCGTCTACTCCATCACCAGCCGGCAGTCCTTGGAGGAGCTCAAACCCATCTATGAGCAAATCTGCGAGATCAAAGGGGACGTGGAGAGCATCCCCATCATGCTGGTGGGGAACAAGTGTGACGAGAGCCCGAACCGAGAGGTGGAGAGCAGCGAGGCGGAGGCGCTGGCCCGCAAGTGGAAGTGCGCCTTCATGGAAACCTCGGCCAAGCTCAACCATAACGTGAAGGAGCTCTTCCAGGAGCTGCTCAACCTGGAGAAGCGCAGGACCGTGAGCCTCCAGATCGATGGGAAAAAGAGCAAgcagcagaaaaggaaagagaagctcaAGGGCAAGTGCGTGATCATGTGA
- the DIRAS2 gene encoding DIRAS family protein (The RefSeq protein has 1 substitution compared to this genomic sequence): MPEQSNDYRVAVFGAGGVGKISLVLRFVKGTFRESYIPTVEDTYRQVISCDKSICTLQITDTTGSHQFPAMQRLSISKGHAFILVYSITSRQSLEELKPIYEQICEIKGDVESIPIMLVGNKCDESPNREVESSEAEALARKWKCAFMETSAKLNHNVKELFQELLNLEKRRTVSLQIDGKKSKQQKRKEKLKGKCVIM, from the coding sequence ATGCCGGAGCAGAGCAATGATTACCGGGTGGCAGTGTTCGGAGCAGGTGGTGTTGGCAAGAGCTCCCTGGTCTTGCGGTTTGTGAAAGGCACCTTCCGGGAGAGCTACATCCCCACCGTGGAAGACACCTACCGGCAGGTCATCAGCTGTGATAAGAGCATCTGCACCCTGCAGATCACGGACACCACCGGCAGCCACCAGTTCCCGGCCATGCAGCGGCTGTCCATCTCCAAAGGGCACGCCTTCATCCTCGTCTACTCCATCACCAGCCGGCAGTCCTTGGAGGAGCTCAAACCCATCTATGAGCAAATCTGCGAGATCAAAGGGGACGTGGAGAGCATCCCCATCATGCTGGTGGGGAACAAGTGTGACGAGAGCCCGAACCGAGAGGTGGAGAGCAGCGAGGCGGAGGCGCTGGCCCGCAAGTGGAAGTGCGCCTTCATGGAAACCTCGGCCAAGCTCAACCATAACGTGAAGGAGCTCTTCCAGGAGCTGCTCAACCTGGAGAAGCGCAGGACCGTGAGCCTCCAGATCGATGGGAAAAAGAGCAAgcagcagaaaaggaaagagaagctcaAGGGCAAGTGCGTGATCATGTGA